A genome region from Blautia coccoides includes the following:
- a CDS encoding DNA alkylation repair protein yields MPELMKDKYYNANSIHELSLRIKAVYPSFQASDFVSDIIDKTWDALALKGRMRQITTNLGKYLPSDYEQALAILDQVAAGYPAGFHDNALIYFPDFVEVYGQDECHWDVSIAALERYTQYSTAEFAVRPFIINHEKRMMAQMSIWAEHDNEHVRRLASEGCRPALPWGQALTSFKKDPTLVLGILEQLKEDPSLYVRKSVANNLNDISKTHPDLVVQTAMDWYGKNEYTDWIIKHGCRTLLKKGNKDVLAIFGVADASCVDVYDFALGAASVSIGEDMTFSFKVRAKKAAKVRLEYGVHYVKANGGQSRKIFQITESSFTANQEKTYVKTHSFADLSSRKHYPGTHSLTLIANGTEQGRLDFEVLAAE; encoded by the coding sequence ATGCCCGAATTAATGAAAGACAAATATTATAATGCCAATTCAATTCATGAGTTGTCTTTACGAATTAAGGCTGTATATCCTTCGTTTCAGGCCAGTGATTTTGTAAGTGACATTATAGATAAAACCTGGGATGCATTAGCGCTGAAAGGCCGTATGCGGCAAATCACTACAAATTTAGGAAAATATTTGCCTTCTGATTATGAACAGGCACTTGCTATCCTTGATCAGGTTGCTGCAGGGTATCCTGCGGGATTTCATGACAATGCACTTATTTATTTCCCGGATTTTGTTGAAGTCTATGGGCAGGATGAGTGCCATTGGGATGTGTCGATTGCTGCATTGGAGAGATACACTCAATACTCAACCGCTGAGTTTGCCGTAAGACCATTTATTATAAACCATGAAAAGCGTATGATGGCGCAGATGTCCATATGGGCGGAGCATGACAATGAGCATGTCAGACGGCTTGCCAGTGAGGGCTGCCGTCCTGCGCTGCCGTGGGGACAAGCACTGACCAGCTTTAAAAAAGACCCCACATTAGTGCTTGGTATTTTAGAACAACTGAAAGAAGACCCCTCTCTTTATGTCCGCAAAAGCGTGGCCAATAATCTGAACGATATCTCCAAAACCCATCCTGACCTTGTGGTACAAACTGCAATGGATTGGTATGGGAAAAATGAGTATACCGATTGGATCATAAAACATGGATGCAGAACACTTCTGAAAAAGGGTAACAAGGATGTGCTGGCTATCTTTGGGGTTGCAGATGCCAGTTGTGTAGATGTTTACGACTTCGCGCTGGGAGCCGCGTCCGTTTCCATCGGGGAGGATATGACCTTTTCCTTTAAAGTCAGGGCAAAAAAGGCAGCTAAGGTACGATTGGAATATGGAGTTCATTATGTGAAAGCAAACGGTGGGCAAAGCCGAAAAATCTTTCAAATAACGGAATCCTCATTTACGGCAAATCAAGAAAAAACATATGTAAAAACACATTCTTTTGCAGATTTAAGTTCAAGAAAACATTACCCCGGAACCCATTCCCTTACACTTATTGCAAATGGTACTGAACAAGGGAGACTGGATTTTGAAGTATTGGCCGCCGAATAA
- a CDS encoding bifunctional diguanylate cyclase/phosphodiesterase codes for MELMDCDNLKQSYQNGLTRLKYEFRRIIEQNKMMWMEIEILLFKEPLQNELMALMYLTDIDERKKSSFQLRYESEFDQLTDVYNKKSTETKIIQCLREPAELRAFLILDLDDFKEINDSYGHKAGDDTLILFAKHLKAVFHEHCVVGRFGGDEFIVLMEQISSDKEVDKALTNLYQKMQEDKRYDIKFSAGITLIKGSSDYETVFEQADKTLYQVKNSQKGLYQYYNREVKPKLDIKETQSLKTAECAEAGYENLELLEKKDFDTFLGEVGDIAYLVDPDSYTLLLGNQAFYDRVGFTKSQCRDKKCYEIMHRRKTPCPFCAKANWSKDKFYLWKDMNTALEQEFLIKNKLITWKQQVVLLAIAVDISNDKSIVDSMESNATESHFLLSGIQHMQERVSFDEAMQSILETICHFFKAYHAGIWMIDEQSGLYALNSEWFVGDSKDIWTLSEEEVAVLSAWLSAQKWNRPVKLENPQAMIGESFDMYQLMQSHHVENQHWIHLEEHGEEYGCLVIDNTNANFQNVSFLESLSGFIVNEIKRHRLFQATLHANHYDLLTDVLNRNSYENNLPRYQSEAVHSLGVIVANIDNLKKINEDYGIVTGDQYIRHLANLLKMIFAQTDIYRFNGDEFLIIAVNSEKAALEDQVQKLREKIEKNENFSVSLGFSWDSVERDLAALIHTADDVMKLNKKRHYDEIHGSEDAQHRQLLRNLVRQIRRGEYVIYLQPKYHLENHKGIGAEALIRQQHPEFGILPPSEFIPVLESNGIIRYIDLFVLEEVCKLLQKWDRNDLVISLNFSRVTLMEDDIINSMKKILDKYDFPRQCLEIEMTESTVEHCPAMLYKTVQEISDLGLRISLDDFGIRYSNLSVLNDIHFDTLKLDKSLIQTLVSQQRSRIILRNIIQMCRDLDIEMIAEGVETSRQEDILKSLDCPNGQGYLFARPVPVKDFEADYILD; via the coding sequence ATGGAGCTGATGGATTGTGATAACCTTAAGCAGTCTTATCAAAACGGCCTTACCAGATTAAAATATGAATTCCGCAGGATCATAGAACAGAATAAGATGATGTGGATGGAGATAGAAATCCTGCTGTTTAAGGAGCCGCTGCAGAATGAACTGATGGCGCTGATGTATCTGACAGATATTGATGAACGGAAGAAAAGCAGCTTTCAGCTGCGCTATGAGTCAGAATTCGATCAGCTGACGGATGTGTATAATAAAAAGAGTACAGAAACAAAAATTATTCAATGTCTCCGTGAGCCGGCAGAACTGCGGGCCTTTCTGATCCTGGATCTTGATGATTTTAAAGAGATCAATGACAGCTATGGACATAAAGCCGGTGATGATACGCTGATACTGTTTGCGAAACATCTGAAGGCAGTCTTTCACGAGCACTGTGTTGTAGGTCGTTTTGGTGGTGATGAATTCATTGTCCTTATGGAACAAATCTCTTCCGATAAAGAGGTTGATAAGGCATTGACGAATCTGTATCAGAAGATGCAGGAGGATAAGAGGTATGATATTAAATTCAGTGCCGGCATTACCCTGATAAAAGGCAGCAGTGATTATGAAACTGTGTTTGAACAGGCTGATAAGACGCTGTATCAGGTGAAAAATTCACAGAAAGGTTTATATCAGTATTATAACAGGGAAGTAAAACCAAAGCTGGACATAAAAGAAACGCAGTCCTTGAAGACCGCGGAATGTGCAGAGGCAGGTTATGAAAATCTGGAACTTTTGGAAAAAAAGGATTTTGACACTTTTCTTGGAGAGGTTGGTGATATTGCCTATCTTGTTGATCCGGACAGCTATACTCTGCTTTTGGGAAACCAGGCATTTTATGACCGTGTCGGGTTTACAAAAAGCCAGTGCCGCGATAAAAAGTGCTATGAGATCATGCATAGGAGGAAGACACCTTGTCCGTTTTGTGCAAAGGCAAATTGGTCAAAAGATAAATTCTATTTATGGAAGGATATGAATACCGCACTGGAACAGGAATTTCTTATCAAAAATAAACTGATCACATGGAAGCAGCAGGTTGTGTTGCTGGCCATTGCTGTTGATATTTCTAATGATAAGAGTATTGTGGATTCCATGGAAAGTAATGCAACAGAAAGCCATTTTCTGCTCAGTGGTATCCAGCATATGCAGGAAAGAGTGAGTTTTGATGAGGCGATGCAGAGTATTCTGGAAACGATCTGTCATTTTTTCAAAGCGTATCATGCGGGGATCTGGATGATAGATGAACAGAGCGGCCTTTATGCACTGAACAGCGAATGGTTTGTCGGGGACTCAAAAGACATATGGACATTGAGCGAAGAGGAGGTGGCGGTGCTCAGCGCATGGCTGAGTGCACAGAAGTGGAATAGGCCGGTGAAGCTGGAGAATCCGCAGGCAATGATCGGAGAGTCTTTCGACATGTACCAGCTGATGCAGAGCCATCATGTGGAAAATCAGCACTGGATCCATCTGGAAGAGCATGGGGAGGAGTACGGCTGTCTAGTCATAGATAATACCAATGCCAACTTTCAGAATGTTTCATTTCTGGAATCCCTGTCCGGTTTTATCGTCAATGAGATCAAACGCCACCGTCTGTTCCAGGCGACGCTTCACGCCAATCACTATGACCTTCTGACAGATGTACTGAACAGAAACAGTTATGAAAATAATCTGCCGCGTTATCAGTCAGAAGCGGTACACTCACTTGGTGTGATCGTCGCCAATATAGATAATCTGAAAAAGATCAATGAGGATTATGGTATTGTTACGGGAGATCAATATATCCGCCATCTGGCAAATCTGTTGAAAATGATCTTTGCTCAGACGGATATTTACCGTTTCAATGGTGATGAATTCCTGATCATTGCTGTGAATAGTGAAAAAGCCGCGTTGGAGGACCAGGTTCAAAAGCTGCGGGAGAAAATCGAGAAAAATGAAAATTTCAGTGTATCTCTGGGATTTTCATGGGATAGTGTGGAGCGTGATCTGGCGGCATTGATCCATACCGCAGATGATGTGATGAAGCTGAATAAAAAACGTCATTATGATGAAATACATGGGAGTGAGGATGCACAACATCGCCAACTGCTTAGAAATCTGGTCAGGCAGATCCGAAGAGGTGAGTATGTCATTTATCTGCAGCCCAAATATCATCTGGAAAACCACAAGGGGATCGGTGCGGAAGCTCTGATCCGTCAGCAGCACCCGGAATTCGGCATCCTGCCTCCATCTGAGTTTATACCAGTTTTGGAATCAAACGGGATCATCCGCTATATTGACCTTTTTGTCTTGGAAGAGGTATGTAAACTGCTGCAGAAGTGGGATCGGAATGATCTGGTCATATCTCTGAACTTTTCAAGGGTTACGCTGATGGAAGATGATATTATCAACAGCATGAAAAAGATTCTGGATAAGTATGATTTTCCAAGGCAATGTCTTGAAATCGAGATGACGGAGAGTACCGTAGAACACTGTCCGGCCATGCTCTATAAGACGGTACAGGAAATCAGTGACCTTGGTCTGCGCATATCTCTGGATGATTTCGGTATCCGCTATAGTAATCTATCTGTACTGAATGATATCCATTTTGATACACTGAAGCTGGACAAGAGCCTGATCCAGACGCTGGTCAGCCAACAGCGGAGCCGTATTATCCTGCGAAATATCATACAAATGTGCAGGGATCTGGATATAGAAATGATCGCAGAAGGTGTGGAAACAAGCCGACAGGAGGATATTCTGAAATCCCTTGACTGCCCCAACGGACAAGGGTATCTATTTGCACGTCCAGTTCCTGTAAAGGATTTTGAAGCGGATTATATTCTGGACTGA
- a CDS encoding PAS domain-containing protein: MNDYDAILSDRNMEQLKDIVESFPLACYFLKRDKELTILYGNAAFYSMLQQSRDDVRYKYKNCLSSLLSTEKFFEGYQEDIQSREFLHDAEVHNRKHRFYTRMKLIEADGIYYCMSLDVSDFILGKTKNEDMLQLLHILFTQIRQEAFVVDVKDQIVYMVNQKKILSGLPKVFTFSAYFSEYAEKVLPLSKTDDDKLQHAFHKTLKQHVRTINEVRLTSGEWVRFQFSSYEKIEDKGPVILGFIEDISKEKQEYLTYLKETQFYHMLLSEKKAYGHFNITQDQFYGMGGIWNLYNELIEEMT; the protein is encoded by the coding sequence ATGAATGATTATGATGCGATTTTATCGGATAGAAATATGGAGCAGCTAAAAGATATAGTGGAATCATTCCCCCTGGCCTGTTATTTTTTAAAAAGGGATAAGGAGCTTACAATCTTATACGGAAATGCCGCTTTTTATTCGATGCTGCAGCAGAGCAGGGATGATGTCAGATATAAATATAAAAACTGTCTTTCATCCTTACTCTCTACAGAAAAGTTTTTCGAGGGATACCAGGAGGATATTCAGAGCAGAGAATTCCTTCATGATGCGGAAGTACATAATAGAAAGCACCGTTTTTATACCCGGATGAAGCTGATCGAAGCGGATGGAATCTATTACTGCATGTCATTGGATGTAAGTGATTTTATACTTGGTAAAACAAAAAACGAGGATATGCTTCAGCTTCTGCACATTTTATTTACACAGATCCGGCAGGAAGCTTTTGTCGTAGACGTTAAAGACCAGATCGTCTATATGGTCAACCAGAAAAAAATCCTTTCAGGCCTTCCTAAAGTGTTTACTTTTTCTGCGTACTTTTCTGAGTATGCGGAAAAAGTCCTGCCATTGAGCAAGACGGATGATGACAAACTGCAGCATGCATTTCACAAAACGCTGAAGCAGCATGTCCGTACCATAAACGAAGTGAGGCTGACCAGTGGGGAATGGGTCCGTTTCCAGTTTAGCTCCTATGAAAAAATAGAGGACAAGGGGCCTGTTATCCTGGGGTTTATTGAAGATATATCCAAGGAAAAGCAGGAGTATTTAACATATCTGAAGGAAACGCAGTTTTATCATATGCTGCTGTCAGAGAAGAAAGCATACGGACATTTTAATATAACACAGGACCAGTTTTATGGAATGGGCGGCATCTGGAATCTTTATAATGAACTGATAGAGGAGATGACCTAG
- a CDS encoding sensor domain-containing phosphodiesterase has product MRESFFEKSIINQQNLVAYATDTATNEILYMTQAAATLYGFKDVQETYGKKCYQLIQGLDTVCPFCTNSKLKPGQPYHWEHYNEKLQMWFDITDILVMYEGKNCRLEIARDITDQKEKFDRVSNRLTVEETLVECIQTLSSEPDVSTAVDHFLEIIGHFYAADRAYIFEYEKDHIKNTFEWCAPDILYQMEVLQEIPIEYVSEWNYKFELDGEFFITSLDKDLAVDSPEYHILKDQGIESLAVAPLRKNGQIIGFLGVDNPTESTDDLTLLRSVCSFVLEEMERRRLIRDLERSSYTDLLTGLQNRNSYIKMLDRLSEQTLRSLGVIYIDINGMKKINDNNGHEYGDRVIKKVADTLKSHVGCEAYRVGGDEFTVLCVDIDEKDFNMLTERLIRDFDRNKKYDVSIGHTWREGNVSPNEEILKADDLMYAEKQRYYHAILQGDRIVRAGIATELLRDISDHRFEVYYQPQICLKDGRIIGAEALVRKRDKQGKLILPDQFIPNYERERVIRHLDLFVFQMVCADLQRWKSQGIETHISSNFSRVTLMASDIVTQIKQICWEYGVPAQNITIEVTENISKLEPQQLLKLMDQIVAEGFSVSLDDFGSKYSNLSILTTLEFSEIKFDKSLVDRLSSDVKSRIIMKNTMQICQELPMTRSLAEGIETVEQLDLLHQYHCDYGQGYYFAKPMSSDAFFELVKLEQMLGTSVLIQPNPCDK; this is encoded by the coding sequence GTGAGAGAATCTTTTTTTGAAAAATCTATTATCAATCAGCAAAATCTGGTGGCGTATGCAACGGATACCGCTACCAATGAAATATTATATATGACTCAAGCAGCAGCAACCCTATATGGATTCAAGGATGTGCAGGAGACCTACGGGAAAAAATGCTACCAGTTGATCCAGGGCCTGGACACAGTCTGTCCATTCTGTACAAACAGTAAATTAAAACCGGGTCAGCCATATCATTGGGAACATTATAACGAAAAGCTTCAGATGTGGTTTGATATTACAGATATTTTGGTCATGTATGAAGGCAAAAACTGCCGGCTGGAAATCGCACGTGATATCACGGATCAGAAAGAGAAGTTCGACCGTGTTTCAAACCGCCTTACAGTGGAAGAAACTTTGGTGGAATGCATTCAAACGCTTTCCAGCGAACCCGATGTGAGTACGGCGGTGGACCACTTTTTGGAGATCATCGGTCATTTTTACGCGGCAGACCGGGCATATATCTTTGAATACGAAAAGGATCATATCAAAAATACATTTGAGTGGTGCGCGCCGGATATTCTCTATCAAATGGAGGTTCTGCAGGAAATTCCCATTGAATATGTCAGTGAGTGGAACTATAAATTTGAGCTTGACGGAGAGTTTTTTATTACGTCACTGGACAAGGATCTGGCAGTGGATTCACCTGAGTACCATATCTTAAAAGATCAGGGGATTGAAAGCCTTGCCGTCGCGCCGCTTAGAAAAAATGGTCAGATCATCGGCTTTCTTGGTGTCGACAATCCTACGGAAAGCACAGATGATTTAACTCTGCTCCGCAGCGTATGCAGCTTTGTGTTGGAGGAAATGGAGCGGCGAAGGCTGATCCGGGATTTGGAGCGGTCCAGTTATACAGATTTACTCACCGGCCTGCAAAACCGGAACAGCTACATAAAAATGCTGGACAGGCTTTCTGAACAAACCCTGCGGTCATTAGGTGTTATCTATATCGACATCAATGGAATGAAGAAAATAAATGACAATAACGGTCATGAGTACGGGGACAGAGTGATCAAAAAGGTGGCAGATACCCTGAAGTCTCACGTAGGATGTGAGGCATACAGGGTAGGCGGAGATGAGTTTACGGTGCTCTGTGTGGATATAGATGAGAAAGATTTTAATATGCTCACAGAGAGGCTGATACGGGATTTTGACAGGAATAAAAAATATGACGTTTCCATTGGTCATACCTGGAGAGAAGGGAATGTATCTCCCAATGAAGAAATCCTGAAGGCGGATGACTTAATGTATGCAGAAAAGCAGCGGTATTATCACGCTATTTTACAAGGTGACAGAATTGTACGTGCCGGCATCGCCACAGAACTTTTAAGAGATATTTCGGACCACCGCTTTGAGGTTTATTACCAGCCGCAGATCTGTCTGAAAGACGGACGTATCATTGGCGCGGAGGCTCTGGTACGGAAAAGGGATAAGCAGGGAAAGCTGATCCTGCCGGATCAATTCATTCCTAACTATGAGCGGGAACGTGTCATCCGCCATTTGGATCTGTTTGTATTCCAGATGGTTTGTGCCGACCTGCAGAGATGGAAAAGCCAGGGGATTGAAACGCATATCTCCTCAAACTTTTCACGTGTTACGCTGATGGCCTCCGATATTGTGACACAGATCAAGCAGATCTGCTGGGAATATGGAGTCCCTGCGCAGAATATCACCATAGAGGTGACAGAAAATATCAGTAAGCTGGAGCCGCAGCAATTACTCAAGCTGATGGACCAGATCGTAGCGGAGGGATTTTCTGTATCTCTGGATGATTTTGGGTCTAAATACTCCAATCTCTCTATCCTGACCACACTTGAATTCAGCGAGATCAAATTCGATAAATCCCTGGTGGATAGATTGAGCAGCGACGTCAAAAGCCGTATTATTATGAAAAACACGATGCAGATTTGTCAAGAGCTTCCCATGACGCGTTCTTTGGCAGAAGGAATTGAGACGGTAGAGCAGTTGGATCTGCTGCATCAGTATCATTGCGACTATGGACAGGGGTATTATTTTGCCAAACCTATGAGCTCGGATGCGTTTTTTGAACTGGTAAAGCTGGAACAAATGCTGGGAACTTCTGTTTTAATACAGCCCAATCCATGTGATAAATAA
- a CDS encoding PAS domain-containing hybrid sensor histidine kinase/response regulator: protein MEINLSYEQLNNEYSMLMGVLGASVSKHLLDEHLTCIWANDYYYELIGYTKAEYEARFQNQCDRYFDNNPEGWKILTDKIEVSLAGGEKGYSVYLPMVYPNGALFWIRLQAVFTDEYMDGHQVAYTTMVDVTEMMQVQKEQMRAQKNYETMTREQEMLMSALNVSVSSHLVDEHFTCIWANEFYYKLIGYPKPKYEALFHNHADEYYSNNPEGWEALTKKVASVLEKGEDKYEMIVPMKYEDGTSYWVKLVSFFTDQYVNGYRTSYTVMTDVTELVQTKNELEMMMQAMKVSVSKHKVDEHFSLVWANEFYYQLIGYTKSEYEARFHDRCDEYFMDNLETWDILCNKIDSMSTAGEDSFEAYLPLKLPGGSSRWVKLVDFFTNEYQDGKQLAYTTMIDVTELLQAQRDKSVAYEHVPGFIVKYRILPDRIVMIDASSRIKDFFDVDLDNLSDVDFMGVLHPDSRRAVENLLPELRNREALELDESIRVKDKYGRDCWLQLHGTCIDPIADAPVYLVVYIDITDITELRKLQHQLEERTEMLNTALETAKLANAAKSDFLSRMSHDIRTPMNAIAGMTEIADAHLQEPERVRDCLHKIRLSSHHLLDLINDVLDMSQIESGKVSIHAASFSLPELIREIIMITLPNVRTKHQIFKVHLRNIRQEHFYSDELRLRQILLNLLSNASKFTPEYGQIVFEVEHMPEDSALFFTIADTGPGINEAFQKRIFETFARERDSRTDRIEGSGLGLAIVKRLTELLGGDIKLESQPGQGTAFYVTLPIQPIEHPPIEYTGEKGMILLVDADPIVLIEAQQALSGLGVRADCAESVSEALSYIRDRHQAGERYEMIIVDWEILGLDGADVTEQIRRESVGELPLLIVSAYDWSEIKNEMSAGIDGYIEKPFFQSTFRNCMLKYLRGEEISSHETTEYDFRDKTFLLVEDNELNREIALELLGSFGARLEAAANGEEAVRLFRASTPGYYSLILMDIQMPVMNGYEAARAIRALSRPDAGTVPIIAMTADAFVEDIRNAEAAGMNGHMAKPLSFDTLAMEIEKYFTDRLHNKEGGE, encoded by the coding sequence GTGGAGATCAATTTAAGCTATGAGCAGCTCAATAACGAATACAGTATGTTGATGGGCGTTTTAGGCGCCAGTGTCAGTAAACACCTTTTAGATGAGCATCTCACATGTATTTGGGCTAATGACTATTATTATGAGCTGATCGGTTATACTAAGGCAGAGTACGAAGCGCGTTTTCAAAATCAATGCGACCGGTATTTTGACAATAATCCGGAAGGATGGAAAATACTCACAGATAAAATAGAAGTGAGTTTGGCGGGTGGTGAAAAAGGGTATTCAGTTTATCTGCCAATGGTCTATCCTAATGGCGCCCTTTTTTGGATCAGACTGCAGGCTGTCTTTACCGATGAATATATGGATGGGCATCAAGTTGCCTACACCACGATGGTGGATGTGACGGAAATGATGCAGGTGCAGAAAGAGCAGATGCGGGCACAGAAAAACTATGAGACGATGACGCGTGAGCAGGAAATGCTCATGAGTGCGCTCAATGTCAGTGTCAGCTCACACCTGGTGGACGAGCACTTTACCTGTATCTGGGCCAATGAATTTTATTATAAACTGATCGGTTATCCAAAGCCAAAATATGAGGCCTTGTTTCACAACCATGCGGATGAGTATTATAGTAATAATCCTGAGGGCTGGGAAGCACTCACGAAAAAAGTGGCATCCGTCCTGGAGAAGGGGGAGGACAAATATGAAATGATTGTCCCTATGAAATATGAGGACGGTACAAGCTATTGGGTAAAACTGGTCAGCTTTTTTACAGATCAATATGTGAACGGCTACCGAACTTCCTATACCGTTATGACAGATGTGACAGAGCTTGTACAGACGAAGAATGAACTGGAAATGATGATGCAGGCAATGAAGGTCAGCGTCAGTAAGCACAAGGTGGATGAACATTTCTCTCTGGTCTGGGCCAATGAATTTTATTATCAGCTCATCGGGTATACAAAATCCGAATATGAGGCCAGATTTCATGATCGCTGTGACGAGTATTTCATGGATAATCTGGAGACCTGGGATATTCTCTGTAACAAAATTGACAGCATGTCCACAGCAGGAGAGGACAGTTTTGAGGCATATCTTCCTTTAAAGCTGCCGGGAGGTTCTTCAAGATGGGTAAAGCTGGTGGATTTCTTTACAAATGAATATCAGGATGGGAAACAGTTGGCTTATACGACCATGATTGATGTCACGGAACTGCTCCAGGCACAGCGGGATAAGAGTGTTGCTTATGAACATGTACCCGGGTTCATTGTAAAATACCGGATTTTACCGGACCGGATCGTGATGATCGATGCAAGCAGCCGGATAAAGGACTTTTTTGATGTGGACCTGGACAATCTGTCAGATGTTGATTTCATGGGAGTTTTGCATCCGGACAGCCGTCGGGCTGTTGAGAACCTTCTTCCGGAACTGCGTAACAGAGAAGCATTGGAGTTGGACGAATCTATCCGTGTTAAAGATAAATATGGCAGGGACTGCTGGCTTCAGCTCCACGGCACCTGTATTGATCCTATCGCTGACGCCCCGGTTTATCTGGTGGTGTATATTGACATTACGGATATCACCGAGCTTAGAAAGCTGCAGCATCAGTTGGAGGAACGCACGGAAATGCTCAATACAGCACTGGAGACCGCGAAACTGGCGAATGCGGCTAAGTCCGATTTCCTCTCCCGAATGAGTCATGATATCCGTACACCTATGAATGCCATAGCCGGAATGACAGAGATAGCGGATGCCCATCTTCAGGAACCGGAACGTGTTAGGGACTGTCTGCATAAGATCCGGCTTTCCAGCCACCATCTTCTGGATCTCATCAATGATGTGCTGGATATGTCACAGATTGAAAGTGGAAAAGTCTCCATTCATGCGGCTTCCTTTTCACTGCCTGAACTGATCAGAGAGATCATCATGATCACACTGCCGAATGTTCGTACAAAGCATCAGATTTTTAAGGTACATCTGCGGAATATCCGGCAGGAACATTTCTATAGTGATGAGCTGCGTCTGCGCCAGATTTTGCTGAATCTCTTGTCTAACGCCTCAAAATTCACACCTGAATATGGGCAGATCGTATTTGAGGTGGAGCATATGCCGGAGGATTCCGCGCTCTTCTTTACGATTGCGGATACCGGTCCCGGCATAAATGAAGCGTTTCAAAAACGTATTTTTGAGACGTTTGCCCGGGAACGTGACAGTCGTACAGACCGGATCGAGGGCAGCGGCCTTGGGCTTGCTATTGTGAAGCGTCTCACTGAGCTGCTGGGCGGTGATATTAAGCTGGAGAGCCAGCCGGGACAGGGTACCGCTTTTTATGTGACACTGCCTATACAGCCCATCGAGCATCCGCCTATTGAGTACACCGGTGAAAAGGGGATGATCCTGCTTGTGGATGCAGACCCGATTGTTCTTATAGAAGCACAGCAGGCTCTGAGCGGCCTCGGCGTTCGGGCAGATTGTGCAGAAAGCGTTAGTGAGGCATTGTCCTATATCCGTGACCGGCATCAGGCCGGCGAAAGATATGAGATGATCATTGTGGATTGGGAAATACTTGGACTGGATGGAGCAGATGTGACAGAACAGATCAGAAGGGAATCCGTGGGTGAGCTGCCGCTACTGATCGTATCCGCCTATGATTGGAGTGAGATTAAAAATGAGATGAGCGCCGGTATTGACGGATATATTGAAAAGCCCTTTTTTCAATCTACATTCAGGAATTGTATGCTGAAGTACCTGAGAGGTGAAGAAATATCAAGCCATGAAACAACAGAATATGATTTCAGGGATAAAACATTTCTGCTTGTAGAAGACAATGAGCTGAACCGGGAAATTGCTTTGGAACTGCTGGGAAGCTTTGGCGCACGGCTGGAGGCTGCAGCAAACGGAGAGGAAGCCGTCAGGCTTTTTCGGGCCAGCACTCCCGGTTACTATTCACTGATATTGATGGATATTCAGATGCCGGTGATGAACGGTTATGAAGCCGCCCGAGCGATCCGGGCACTTAGCCGTCCGGATGCAGGAACGGTACCGATCATTGCAATGACAGCGGATGCTTTTGTTGAGGACATCCGAAACGCAGAGGCTGCGGGAATGAATGGTCATATGGCAAAGCCATTGAGTTTTGATACCCTGGCCATGGAAATTGAAAAGTATTTTACTGATCGATTACATAACAAAGAAGGCGGAGAGTGA